Proteins encoded in a region of the Stieleria neptunia genome:
- a CDS encoding PAS domain-containing sensor histidine kinase, whose amino-acid sequence MPDSQTTAVVASGEGAPSASETTASAPNSNPSGRVLVTTRIGILFCATALCALLCGIAASSLPQLRSFQSIMWVATVAVCSLSGLMSMRSVRTLRTIETELLQSGGQPERWRTVRPIIGEEKITEAWNELLREAESGCTASDERTPASLDQEAITLARAMRGLPAAWVITDLDGRLLFISPPACSLFSLAEDANHIGRDLLDLLALRAGDDSVIAKRQRLLSNVRMIQERHQVTMGGERVHLRIARSRLDGRSGDGEGMAWILTDVTQQELATKSRDQFLLTATHELRTPLTNLQAYAEALQAEDQLEIDQQKEFCNVIVSEAHRLGRLVDQLLTVGQMEAGSMVANRHELELLPMVEYAADQMKAQAEQKHQRLVTDFAAKLPTVFGDRDKLQAALVNLVGNAVKYTPPAGEIIVRCGVQDDWIRIDIQDNGPGIEVEEQDKVFDKFFRGSNAANSELRGNGLGLAFAREVARMHGGEVELESEVGRGSTFMMRLPIGGHSRSGI is encoded by the coding sequence ATGCCTGATTCTCAAACGACAGCCGTGGTTGCCTCCGGCGAAGGCGCCCCCTCGGCGTCGGAGACCACCGCATCGGCCCCGAATTCGAATCCCTCCGGCCGGGTCCTGGTCACGACCCGGATCGGAATTCTGTTTTGCGCGACGGCCTTGTGCGCGCTGCTGTGCGGCATCGCGGCCAGCTCACTTCCGCAACTGCGATCGTTCCAGTCCATCATGTGGGTCGCGACCGTCGCGGTTTGTTCGTTGAGCGGTCTGATGTCGATGCGATCGGTCCGCACGCTGCGGACCATCGAAACCGAGTTGCTGCAAAGCGGCGGCCAACCGGAACGTTGGCGAACGGTCCGCCCGATCATCGGCGAAGAAAAAATCACCGAGGCCTGGAATGAACTGCTGCGCGAAGCCGAATCGGGCTGCACCGCAAGCGACGAACGCACACCGGCCTCGTTGGATCAAGAAGCGATCACGCTGGCTCGCGCCATGCGTGGGCTGCCGGCGGCCTGGGTGATCACGGACTTGGACGGCAGGTTGTTGTTCATCAGCCCACCGGCCTGCAGCCTGTTCAGTCTTGCCGAAGACGCCAACCACATCGGACGCGACTTACTGGATCTGTTGGCATTGCGGGCGGGCGACGACTCGGTGATCGCCAAACGCCAACGCTTGCTCAGCAATGTGCGGATGATTCAAGAACGCCATCAAGTCACGATGGGCGGGGAACGCGTCCACCTTCGCATCGCCCGCTCCAGGCTGGACGGCCGCAGCGGCGACGGCGAAGGGATGGCTTGGATCCTGACCGATGTCACTCAGCAAGAACTGGCGACCAAATCGCGCGACCAATTCCTGTTGACCGCCACCCACGAACTGCGGACCCCGCTGACCAACCTGCAAGCCTACGCCGAGGCGCTCCAGGCCGAAGACCAACTGGAAATCGATCAGCAAAAAGAGTTTTGCAACGTCATCGTCTCCGAAGCCCATCGGCTGGGCCGATTGGTCGACCAGCTGTTGACGGTCGGCCAAATGGAAGCCGGTTCGATGGTCGCCAATCGGCACGAGCTGGAATTGTTGCCGATGGTCGAATACGCCGCCGATCAGATGAAGGCCCAGGCCGAACAGAAACATCAACGACTGGTCACCGATTTTGCGGCCAAGCTGCCCACCGTGTTCGGCGACCGCGACAAATTGCAAGCCGCGCTGGTCAACCTGGTCGGCAACGCCGTCAAGTACACGCCACCGGCCGGTGAAATCATCGTCCGCTGCGGCGTCCAAGACGACTGGATTCGAATCGACATCCAAGACAACGGGCCGGGGATCGAAGTCGAAGAACAGGACAAGGTGTTTGACAAGTTCTTCCGCGGCAGCAACGCGGCCAATAGCGAGCTGCGGGGCAACGGTTTGGGACTGGCATTCGCCCGCGAAGTCGCACGGATGCACGGCGGCGAAGTCGAATTGGAGAGCGAAGTCGGCCGCGGGTCCACGTTCATGATGCGTCTGCCCATCGGCGGCCATTCGCGCAGCGGCATCTAG
- a CDS encoding response regulator translates to MPTTPTVLIIEDDPVFRRVLSFTVAKSGLAVETCNDGESGYQRLLQGGIDFIVTDFQMPGCGGVELLQRLDALADYQRPPAILCTAKGLELDSEKLRVEFRLACIMHKPFSPRKLSEVILRHLEQDGGTDCRDGVRAEPEFPTLPPLSPLPALLGQSVPPGQAVSQPPQGCGDA, encoded by the coding sequence ATGCCCACTACACCAACCGTGCTGATCATCGAAGATGACCCCGTCTTTCGACGGGTGTTGAGCTTTACGGTTGCCAAGAGCGGGCTCGCCGTTGAAACCTGCAATGATGGTGAATCCGGCTATCAACGACTGCTCCAAGGCGGCATCGATTTCATCGTGACGGACTTTCAGATGCCCGGCTGCGGCGGCGTCGAACTGCTGCAGCGTCTGGACGCATTAGCGGACTATCAGCGACCGCCTGCGATTCTGTGCACCGCCAAGGGCCTGGAGCTCGATAGCGAAAAATTGCGTGTCGAGTTTCGACTCGCCTGCATCATGCACAAACCGTTTAGCCCTCGAAAATTGAGCGAGGTGATTCTCCGTCACCTCGAACAAGACGGCGGCACGGATTGCCGTGACGGCGTCCGGGCCGAGCCCGAATTTCCCACGCTGCCGCCCTTGAGCCCGCTGCCGGCCTTGCTGGGACAAAGCGTGCCGCCGGGACAGGCTGTTTCACAACCGCCCCAGGGCTGTGGAGATGCCTGA
- a CDS encoding type II secretion system protein — protein sequence MTRKKRQGFSLIEMVIVILILGIIAAVAAPRMFDTAEQAEINTTRQQLAVLRNAIEMYRAQEGSYPASGDLKTAMADMLNGPFPEPTIGPVRGLSDVYYDTTTTSAPVVPAPDGTSGWAYKPYNGSLKLNLDPAGTDIGKDW from the coding sequence ATGACACGCAAAAAGCGTCAAGGTTTTTCACTGATTGAGATGGTCATTGTGATCCTGATTTTGGGCATCATCGCCGCGGTCGCCGCGCCACGGATGTTCGATACCGCCGAACAGGCGGAAATCAATACCACGCGCCAGCAATTGGCCGTGCTTCGCAACGCGATCGAAATGTACCGAGCCCAAGAAGGCAGCTACCCGGCCAGCGGCGATTTGAAAACGGCGATGGCGGACATGCTCAACGGCCCGTTTCCGGAACCGACGATCGGACCGGTTCGAGGGCTGTCGGACGTTTACTACGACACCACCACGACCTCCGCGCCGGTGGTCCCGGCGCCCGACGGCACGAGCGGCTGGGCGTACAAGCCCTACAACGGCAGCTTGAAGTTGAACCTGGATCCGGCCGGCACCGACATCGGCAAAGATTGGTAA
- the nusA gene encoding transcription termination factor NusA: MNPQDILRYVDSLHREKNIDTELVFSAIEAALQTAAKRQYGEDADIMVQLNRENGRIAATLDGEQLGDDQIGRIGAQTAKQVIIQKVREAERDSLMAEYREQIGDTVAGIIGRADGGVATVNLGNVEAILPRSEQIPGETLHAGERVRAVVFEVKATGNRVRVVLSRTRPQLVQRLFEQEIPELSEGVIAINSISREPGYRSKVAVSSEDSQVDPIAVCVGYRGSRIKAVREELAGEHIDVVRYSEDPEVLIPNALQPAEVEQVLLCDMIGRAIVLVQEDQLSLAIGRRGQNVRLASKLCGWDIEIMTGGELEEQIERAVEAFSQLEGMTPEISQVLVEQGYLSYDDLSVIEPDAFMEMSGLTEEQVDLIVNTAEEKAEEAEEAAAQERQARRERERLHKEAEAAGVVEPEAPAKPEPEAVAEPEAAAEPEAAAEPEAAAEPEAAAEPEAAAQPEVAAQPEPSEAEAADGGGGGESKPVAEAEESPAEGGVAPEPSEASEVKSPQEG; the protein is encoded by the coding sequence ATGAACCCACAAGACATTCTGCGATATGTCGATTCGCTCCATCGCGAAAAAAATATTGACACCGAACTCGTGTTCTCGGCGATCGAGGCGGCTTTGCAGACGGCTGCAAAACGACAATATGGTGAAGACGCTGACATCATGGTTCAGCTGAATCGTGAAAACGGACGGATCGCGGCAACCCTCGATGGCGAACAACTCGGTGACGATCAAATCGGTCGCATCGGTGCCCAGACCGCCAAGCAAGTGATCATCCAAAAGGTCCGCGAGGCCGAACGCGATTCGCTGATGGCAGAGTATCGCGAACAGATCGGCGACACCGTCGCCGGAATCATCGGCCGTGCCGACGGTGGTGTCGCGACCGTCAATCTGGGCAACGTGGAAGCGATTCTGCCACGCAGCGAACAGATCCCCGGCGAAACCCTGCACGCCGGCGAGCGTGTGCGGGCGGTCGTGTTTGAGGTCAAAGCGACCGGCAACCGCGTCCGGGTCGTGCTCAGCCGGACCCGGCCGCAGTTGGTTCAGCGATTGTTCGAACAAGAAATCCCCGAGCTGAGCGAGGGGGTGATTGCGATCAACTCGATCAGCCGAGAGCCGGGGTACCGCAGCAAGGTCGCCGTCAGCAGCGAAGACAGCCAAGTCGATCCGATCGCGGTCTGCGTGGGCTATCGCGGCAGCCGGATCAAGGCCGTCCGCGAAGAGTTGGCCGGAGAGCACATCGATGTCGTCCGCTACAGCGAAGACCCCGAGGTGCTGATCCCCAATGCCTTGCAGCCGGCCGAAGTCGAACAGGTCTTGTTGTGTGACATGATCGGCCGCGCCATTGTGTTGGTCCAGGAAGATCAGTTGTCGCTCGCCATCGGGCGGCGCGGCCAAAATGTTCGCCTGGCCAGCAAACTTTGCGGCTGGGACATCGAAATCATGACCGGCGGTGAGCTGGAAGAGCAAATCGAACGCGCCGTCGAGGCCTTTAGCCAGCTCGAAGGCATGACCCCCGAGATCTCTCAGGTGTTGGTCGAGCAGGGTTATTTGTCCTATGATGATTTGTCCGTCATCGAGCCCGACGCTTTCATGGAAATGAGCGGGCTGACCGAGGAGCAGGTCGACTTGATCGTCAACACTGCCGAGGAGAAAGCTGAGGAAGCCGAGGAGGCGGCGGCGCAAGAGCGTCAGGCTCGTCGCGAGCGAGAACGATTGCACAAGGAAGCCGAAGCGGCCGGTGTCGTCGAACCCGAAGCTCCCGCCAAACCTGAACCTGAAGCAGTAGCCGAACCCGAAGCAGCAGCCGAACCTGAAGCAGCAGCCGAACCTGAAGCAGCAGCCGAACCTGAAGCAGCAGCCGAACCTGAAGCAGCAGCCCAGCCCGAAGTAGCGGCCCAGCCCGAGCCGAGCGAGGCCGAGGCGGCCGACGGCGGGGGGGGCGGTGAATCCAAGCCCGTCGCGGAGGCGGAGGAATCGCCCGCAGAGGGGGGCGTCGCCCCGGAGCCTTCCGAAGCGTCGGAGGTGAAGTCGCCGCAGGAAGGCTAG
- the infB gene encoding translation initiation factor IF-2, translated as MNLSTGPKAGGGTAKAPSESKPAPKTEPKVRAPAPLPPVEEPKAPAREESPAQTPDVRLPSSSRRSGGLSGRIARGKEPGSPSSPKSPAAPSQPAAKPKPAAAEKPAARQPEPPARKPESTPPAKPAAPARPAPPVRTPLPERPAGPLAVRGNTGAGRVRSLDKRASAGGEGKKGESKPKRREPRIAVNLASLPDAPPEVPAKAKGEQKAQKPEIKLSPDLIAGHKQGMKAPLEKLAAESDESKRPAGKRGGLSGFTEKGKRGVEEEEKPRKKGLSGMAGVRQDRSGKRRRSGDFSRSYGRDDGRQRRTLQHKGTNTAAPRKEPVQIELPCTVRSFSEAASIGVAQVLKAMMGMGIMANINAELEFETAELIAAELDLELQLKESETLEDELITEIEELADDPDTLVTRPPIVTFLGHVDHGKTSLLDYLIGINVVSGEAGGITQHIRAYEIEKDGRSVTFVDTPGHEAFTEMRARGANVTDIAVLVVAADDGIMPQTEEAISHAKAAEVPIVVALNKIDLEGVDANRVMTQLTEHQLTPSEWGGDVEVVPTSAITGAGMDDLLETLLTIAELNEYSANPDRNALGVCLESEQQGDRGVVAKLVVQNGTLRVGDIVVCGPTYGRVRAMSNPLTGEPITEAGPSTPVSVMGLEEPPGAGDRFHVLEDITDAREIAASRADATSRQSLSGNTTAVSFENFQEMLQGGRLGVSDEKVKLNVIIRADVKGSLEAIDKELGKFDHPEVEIKVLQRSVGGITLADVTLASASEAVILGFNVIPDEQARSLADERGVQIRRYDVIYKLTDDIRAMIEGRLKPEERVVELGRALVKQVFSISRVGTIAGCYVAQGSIQRGCRIRVNRDGRTIGDYGLDSLRRIKEDVKEVPRGMECGIRLQGFNDVKQDDVLEAYRIEEVARTLD; from the coding sequence GTGAATCTCTCGACCGGTCCCAAGGCTGGCGGCGGCACGGCGAAGGCTCCGTCGGAATCCAAGCCCGCCCCCAAGACAGAACCCAAAGTCCGCGCCCCCGCTCCGCTGCCGCCCGTTGAAGAGCCGAAGGCTCCGGCCCGCGAAGAATCGCCGGCCCAAACGCCCGATGTGCGGTTGCCATCGAGCAGTCGACGAAGCGGTGGGCTGTCGGGACGCATCGCCCGCGGCAAAGAACCTGGCTCGCCCAGTTCGCCTAAGTCGCCAGCGGCTCCGTCCCAGCCCGCAGCCAAACCCAAGCCCGCTGCCGCCGAGAAACCGGCGGCGCGTCAGCCCGAGCCGCCGGCGCGGAAACCGGAATCAACGCCGCCCGCCAAACCCGCGGCGCCGGCGCGGCCTGCGCCCCCGGTGCGGACCCCCTTGCCCGAGCGACCTGCCGGTCCGCTGGCGGTTCGTGGAAATACCGGTGCCGGACGTGTCCGTTCGTTGGATAAACGCGCCAGTGCCGGTGGCGAAGGCAAAAAAGGCGAATCAAAGCCCAAACGCCGCGAGCCGCGGATCGCCGTCAATCTGGCGTCGCTGCCCGATGCACCCCCAGAGGTTCCGGCAAAGGCCAAGGGGGAACAGAAAGCGCAGAAGCCGGAAATCAAGCTCAGCCCCGATCTGATTGCCGGTCACAAACAAGGGATGAAGGCGCCGCTGGAAAAGCTGGCCGCGGAGTCCGACGAATCAAAACGTCCCGCCGGAAAACGCGGTGGCCTGTCAGGGTTCACCGAGAAAGGCAAACGGGGCGTCGAAGAAGAAGAGAAGCCCCGCAAGAAGGGCCTTTCCGGCATGGCGGGCGTTCGCCAGGACCGCAGCGGCAAACGCCGGCGATCCGGAGATTTCTCGCGATCCTACGGACGCGACGACGGCCGCCAACGACGGACGTTGCAGCACAAAGGCACCAACACCGCCGCACCGCGGAAGGAGCCGGTTCAGATCGAACTGCCGTGTACCGTTCGCAGTTTCTCCGAAGCAGCCAGTATCGGTGTGGCTCAAGTGCTCAAGGCGATGATGGGCATGGGTATCATGGCCAATATCAACGCCGAGTTGGAATTTGAGACCGCCGAATTGATCGCGGCAGAACTGGATCTGGAGCTTCAGCTGAAAGAATCCGAGACGCTCGAAGACGAGTTGATCACGGAGATCGAAGAACTGGCCGACGATCCGGACACGCTCGTGACGCGGCCGCCGATCGTGACCTTCCTGGGACACGTCGACCACGGAAAAACCAGTCTGTTGGACTACCTGATCGGGATCAACGTGGTCAGCGGCGAAGCCGGCGGGATCACCCAGCACATCCGTGCTTATGAAATCGAAAAAGACGGCCGCAGCGTCACGTTCGTTGATACGCCGGGGCACGAAGCGTTCACCGAAATGCGGGCCCGTGGTGCCAACGTGACCGACATCGCCGTACTGGTGGTGGCGGCCGACGACGGGATCATGCCCCAGACCGAAGAAGCGATCAGCCACGCCAAAGCGGCGGAGGTGCCGATCGTCGTCGCGCTCAACAAGATCGACCTGGAAGGCGTCGACGCCAACCGCGTCATGACCCAGTTGACCGAACATCAATTGACGCCCAGCGAGTGGGGCGGCGACGTGGAAGTCGTGCCGACCAGTGCGATCACCGGTGCCGGCATGGACGATTTGCTCGAAACGCTGCTGACGATCGCCGAGTTAAACGAATACTCGGCCAACCCCGACCGCAATGCGTTGGGCGTCTGCCTGGAATCCGAACAACAGGGCGATCGCGGTGTGGTCGCCAAGTTGGTCGTGCAAAACGGAACGCTGCGAGTCGGCGATATCGTGGTGTGCGGACCCACGTACGGTCGCGTACGTGCGATGAGCAATCCGCTGACCGGCGAACCGATCACCGAAGCCGGACCGAGCACACCGGTCAGTGTGATGGGACTGGAAGAGCCGCCAGGTGCGGGCGACCGGTTCCACGTGCTCGAGGACATCACCGACGCTCGTGAAATCGCGGCCTCGCGGGCCGATGCGACCAGCCGTCAATCGCTTTCGGGCAACACGACCGCGGTCTCGTTCGAGAATTTCCAAGAGATGCTGCAAGGCGGTCGCTTGGGAGTCAGCGACGAGAAGGTCAAATTGAATGTCATCATTCGTGCCGACGTGAAGGGCTCGCTGGAAGCGATCGACAAAGAGCTCGGCAAATTCGATCATCCCGAAGTCGAAATCAAAGTGCTGCAACGCAGCGTCGGCGGGATCACCCTGGCCGATGTGACGTTGGCCAGTGCGTCCGAGGCGGTGATTCTGGGATTCAACGTGATCCCCGACGAACAAGCGCGTTCGTTGGCCGATGAACGCGGAGTTCAGATTCGACGTTACGACGTGATCTACAAGTTGACCGATGACATCCGGGCGATGATCGAAGGCCGGTTGAAACCGGAAGAACGCGTCGTCGAACTCGGACGGGCACTCGTCAAGCAAGTCTTTTCGATCAGCCGCGTCGGGACGATCGCCGGTTGCTATGTCGCGCAAGGATCCATCCAACGCGGGTGTCGAATCCGCGTCAATCGCGACGGGCGAACGATCGGCGATTATGGCTTGGATTCGCTGCGGCGTATCAAAGAAGACGTCAAAGAAGTGCCTCGTGGAATGGAGTGCGGGATTCGTTTACAAGGCTTCAACGACGTCAAACAGGATGACGTGTTGGAAGCGTACCGAATCGAAGAAGTGGCCCGAACGTTGGATTGA
- the rbfA gene encoding 30S ribosome-binding factor RbfA has translation MTSRRMLKAAEAIREVVASAILTEIRDPRVKDVTVIGVEVTPDMREATVSISVMGDESQKQLSLRGLQNSAGFLQSKIANRIDTRYTPRLQFELNRGMENAVVVGELLGKIRREQQGDLPAAIEEPDGEVTPADGDPPAADSAADNAADSGVTESS, from the coding sequence GTGACCAGTCGTCGAATGTTGAAAGCCGCCGAAGCGATCCGTGAGGTCGTCGCGTCGGCTATCTTGACCGAAATTAGAGATCCACGCGTCAAAGACGTGACCGTGATCGGGGTCGAAGTGACTCCCGATATGCGCGAAGCCACGGTTTCGATCAGCGTGATGGGAGACGAATCGCAGAAGCAACTCTCGTTGCGCGGGTTGCAAAACTCGGCCGGTTTTCTGCAATCGAAGATCGCCAACCGGATCGACACACGCTACACGCCCCGCTTGCAGTTTGAACTCAACCGGGGCATGGAAAACGCCGTGGTGGTCGGCGAGTTGCTGGGCAAGATTCGCCGCGAACAACAGGGGGATCTACCGGCAGCGATTGAGGAACCCGACGGTGAGGTGACGCCGGCCGACGGTGATCCCCCCGCTGCCGATAGCGCTGCCGATAACGCTGCGGACAGCGGTGTCACAGAATCTTCGTGA
- a CDS encoding YebC/PmpR family DNA-binding transcriptional regulator — MAGHSKWANIQHRKGRVDAARGKLWSRLSKAIIMAAQSGGGDPAANFKLRKAIDDAKAVSMPKDNITRAIKRGTGELGGDRVEEVVYEGYGPGGVAIMCESLTDNRNRTAPELRSIFSKLGGELGKTGCVSYLFDRKGLFVFDAESIDEERVTEIALEHGGEDVEATDDGKLQVTCAPDAFDALADAFEAAELATEVKQVTLIPQTTVDVDPGTGQKTMRLLEQLDDHDDIQNVSTNLNITDEMMGGE; from the coding sequence ATGGCAGGTCACTCGAAATGGGCGAACATTCAGCACCGAAAAGGTCGCGTGGATGCCGCCCGCGGAAAACTTTGGAGCAGGTTGAGCAAGGCGATCATCATGGCCGCTCAGAGCGGTGGGGGTGATCCGGCCGCAAACTTCAAATTGCGCAAGGCAATCGACGATGCCAAAGCCGTCAGCATGCCCAAGGATAACATCACCCGGGCGATCAAACGCGGTACCGGTGAGTTGGGCGGCGATCGAGTCGAAGAAGTCGTCTACGAAGGCTATGGCCCCGGCGGCGTTGCGATCATGTGCGAAAGCCTGACCGATAACCGCAATCGCACCGCCCCCGAACTGCGCTCGATCTTTTCCAAACTCGGTGGCGAACTCGGCAAGACCGGTTGCGTGTCGTACCTCTTCGATCGAAAGGGGCTGTTCGTGTTCGACGCCGAATCGATCGACGAAGAACGCGTCACCGAAATCGCCCTCGAACACGGCGGCGAAGACGTCGAAGCGACCGACGACGGAAAACTGCAAGTGACCTGTGCCCCCGACGCCTTCGATGCGCTCGCGGACGCCTTCGAAGCGGCCGAATTGGCGACCGAAGTCAAACAGGTCACCCTGATCCCGCAAACCACCGTCGATGTCGACCCCGGAACCGGACAGAAAACGATGCGGTTGCTCGAGCAGTTGGACGACCATGATGACATCCAAAACGTCAGCACCAATCTGAACATCACCGACGAGATGATGGGCGGCGAATAG